A genomic stretch from Pararhizobium sp. IMCC21322 includes:
- a CDS encoding LysR substrate-binding domain-containing protein codes for MRFSLNQIQAIVEISRQGFHVSKAAKKLNTSQSVISKHLKSLEDTLTRKIFIRTGKRLSGLTPEGEKILHHAERVLQDIGSIEKIGQEASTLEQETLSLATTPTLAHYLLTPTVKKFTLKHPNVHLRMQVEESDKAVEAVRLGQCDFAIAPIGAEPRGNLATDILLEWTRLLIGTADCPLFSAENITLEMISTEPIIAFETPTVSLRETFDRNGLSPNYALTTSNPDVMKTYAANGLGVAIVATPTFDAERDRPLVARDVSHLFPNVKIASVHRIDDYSTLARRTFLDYLKSGLTEQNS; via the coding sequence ATGCGATTTTCACTGAACCAGATTCAGGCCATTGTCGAGATAAGCAGGCAGGGGTTTCATGTGTCGAAGGCTGCAAAAAAGCTGAACACATCCCAGTCAGTCATCAGCAAGCATTTGAAATCACTGGAAGATACACTCACCCGCAAAATCTTTATTCGCACCGGAAAACGCCTGTCTGGCCTAACGCCGGAGGGTGAGAAAATTCTGCACCATGCAGAGCGTGTTCTTCAGGATATTGGCAGCATCGAAAAAATCGGACAGGAAGCCAGTACGCTGGAACAGGAGACCCTGTCGCTGGCAACAACACCAACCCTGGCGCATTATCTGCTCACGCCAACGGTGAAGAAATTCACGCTCAAGCATCCAAACGTTCACTTGCGCATGCAGGTGGAGGAATCGGACAAGGCGGTCGAAGCTGTACGCCTCGGGCAATGCGATTTTGCAATTGCACCAATTGGCGCGGAGCCGCGCGGAAATCTGGCAACAGATATCCTGCTGGAATGGACGCGCTTGCTGATAGGAACTGCAGATTGTCCATTGTTCAGTGCGGAGAATATTACGCTTGAGATGATTTCAACCGAGCCGATTATCGCGTTTGAAACGCCAACGGTTTCCCTACGCGAGACCTTTGACAGAAACGGACTCAGCCCCAATTACGCGCTGACCACCAGCAACCCGGATGTCATGAAAACCTACGCTGCCAATGGGCTTGGTGTTGCCATTGTCGCCACGCCGACCTTTGACGCGGAGCGCGACAGGCCGCTGGTTGCCCGAGATGTTTCACACCTGTTTCCCAACGTCAAAATTGCCTCTGTGCATCGGATTGATGATTACAGCACGCTGGCCCGTAGAACGTTCCTGGATTATCTGAAATCCGGTTTGACAGAACAGAACAGCTGA
- a CDS encoding YncE family protein: MAIATQQDGTPQESPSGVSNLGAVNNPTGRNGLIGIDKVGDAILFFDPVSLETQKIIPKKNHHELAVTPDHKFAFVSELGKFFAGNFIESGAHISVVDLEEQSIMHRISTSEFKGPHAMRFDANGDLWVIFEETGELGRIDTGSMELVETCVIGAAGKRAPFIEITPDGKRIYVSCKLGNILVFDIASRQVVAEIQVPKGTEGISISPGGDRLYAAENSKQDLLEIDIATNKIIRVIALKGAVLSSPKTSRLIRLRFSPDGKYLVSTNYVSGVMHIHDAQDPEDHVLLPIAKGPQGIAFDPDGEHTLISNHDCGLFTRVHLASQKAVACVAAGKGIETLTYF, encoded by the coding sequence ATGGCAATCGCGACACAACAGGACGGCACGCCACAAGAAAGCCCGTCTGGCGTTTCAAATCTTGGAGCCGTGAACAATCCAACCGGGCGTAACGGTCTTATCGGTATCGATAAGGTTGGCGACGCCATCTTGTTTTTTGACCCTGTCAGCCTTGAGACACAAAAAATAATTCCCAAGAAAAACCACCATGAGCTGGCTGTCACGCCAGATCATAAATTTGCCTTCGTCTCGGAACTCGGCAAGTTTTTCGCCGGAAATTTCATCGAGTCCGGCGCGCATATCAGCGTGGTCGATCTGGAAGAACAATCCATTATGCACCGCATTTCCACATCAGAATTCAAAGGGCCACACGCCATGCGCTTTGATGCAAATGGCGATCTTTGGGTGATCTTTGAAGAGACCGGTGAACTGGGACGGATTGATACCGGCTCCATGGAGTTGGTTGAGACCTGCGTCATTGGCGCGGCAGGAAAGCGTGCTCCCTTCATTGAAATCACACCGGACGGCAAGCGCATCTATGTCTCATGCAAGCTTGGCAATATTCTGGTTTTTGATATCGCATCACGGCAGGTCGTAGCGGAAATTCAGGTGCCAAAGGGGACCGAGGGCATCTCGATTTCACCCGGCGGCGACCGGCTTTATGCGGCGGAAAACAGCAAGCAGGATCTGCTGGAAATCGACATAGCGACCAATAAGATCATTCGGGTGATTGCATTGAAGGGCGCTGTCCTCAGCAGCCCCAAAACAAGCCGGTTGATCCGGTTGCGTTTCTCGCCTGACGGCAAATATCTTGTGAGCACAAATTACGTCTCCGGTGTCATGCATATCCATGATGCGCAGGACCCGGAAGATCACGTCTTGCTGCCAATCGCCAAGGGCCCACAAGGCATTGCCTTTGATCCGGACGGTGAGCACACGCTGATCTCAAATCATGATTGCGGTCTGTTTACGCGGGTTCATCTGGCCAGCCAGAAGGCAGTGGCCTGTGTGGCCGCGGGCAAGGGTATCGAGACACTTACATATTTCTAG
- a CDS encoding LysR substrate-binding domain-containing protein, whose translation MTNITFKQLRYFESLARHTHFGRAADACAISQPALSMQIKELEDELGTTLIERGARQIRLTNFGEAFALRVRDILRSVDELGELARASQDGLVGRLRIGIIPTIAPYLLPTIIGKLNHAYKDLDIHVRETLTPKLIQELSDGRIDTAIVALPVSEPSFTEVALFEENFMLVRSSKDSNKPVPESELLHEMRLLLLEEGHCFRDQALSFCGVPSARPWEGLDGSSLSTLVQMVGVGLGVTLLPEMAVAVETRSASVSVASFKEPQPSRTIGMIWRKTSPLAAQLLRLSELIGQSALALRNEHEQALRT comes from the coding sequence ATGACAAATATCACTTTCAAGCAGCTTCGCTATTTTGAATCACTGGCGCGGCACACCCATTTTGGTCGCGCAGCGGATGCCTGTGCCATCTCTCAGCCAGCATTGTCCATGCAGATCAAAGAGTTGGAGGATGAGCTTGGAACAACCCTCATTGAGCGCGGCGCGCGGCAAATCCGGCTGACAAATTTCGGAGAAGCCTTTGCATTGCGGGTTCGGGATATATTGCGTTCAGTCGATGAATTAGGCGAGTTGGCCCGCGCCTCTCAGGACGGGCTGGTCGGACGATTGCGAATCGGTATCATCCCGACCATTGCGCCCTATTTACTGCCGACAATCATTGGCAAGCTGAACCATGCGTATAAAGACCTCGACATTCATGTGCGCGAGACCCTGACGCCCAAACTGATTCAGGAATTGTCCGATGGCCGCATAGACACGGCCATAGTTGCATTGCCGGTATCAGAGCCATCTTTCACGGAAGTCGCTCTGTTTGAGGAAAACTTCATGCTGGTTCGGTCCAGCAAGGATTCCAACAAACCGGTGCCGGAAAGCGAATTGCTGCATGAAATGCGATTGCTGCTTCTGGAGGAGGGCCATTGCTTTCGCGATCAGGCTCTTTCTTTCTGCGGTGTGCCGTCGGCCCGTCCGTGGGAGGGGCTGGATGGCAGCTCTCTCTCAACGCTGGTTCAGATGGTCGGTGTTGGCCTTGGTGTCACGCTGCTTCCAGAAATGGCGGTGGCAGTTGAAACGCGCTCGGCCTCTGTTTCTGTTGCAAGCTTTAAGGAGCCGCAGCCGTCACGAACCATCGGCATGATCTGGCGCAAAACCAGCCCGCTGGCAGCACAATTATTGCGCTTGTCCGAACTGATAGGTCAATCAGCACTCGCTCTGCGGAACGAGCACGAGCAGGCTTTACGGACCTGA
- a CDS encoding tripartite tricarboxylate transporter substrate binding protein, with translation MTFLKLSRRAFGALTFGGLKFGGLAIGAIGLSLTAMPTPAAAQSYPEKPINIIVPTGPGSLVDILARLVGDGMTENWGQQVIVKNIGGAGGSIGAAKIAEAEADGYTLGFVPANLTTHPYLYKIKYDVQADFDPVIRVAGASMVHYVNNDLGISSVQEFIDYAKANPDKLTFATAGLGSAANLASELFQTKTGVSMKAVPYKKLNLGVLDVVAGRVSTVFVSAAQGMQFVRDGKLTALGITGLTPNPGAPELKPIAELGVPGYEFKSWFGFITPSGVPSDIIAKLNAEVVRQTKTEAFQQALAKAGLELIAGTPEEFASVIDAELASWKGILSK, from the coding sequence ATGACATTTTTGAAACTGAGCAGACGCGCCTTTGGTGCTCTGACATTTGGTGGCCTGAAATTTGGTGGTTTGGCCATTGGCGCGATTGGTTTGTCGCTGACAGCCATGCCAACGCCTGCAGCGGCTCAATCCTATCCGGAAAAGCCCATCAACATTATTGTGCCAACAGGCCCTGGCAGCCTGGTTGATATTCTGGCGCGCCTCGTTGGTGATGGCATGACCGAGAATTGGGGCCAGCAGGTCATCGTCAAGAATATTGGCGGTGCTGGCGGCTCTATCGGGGCTGCCAAGATTGCGGAAGCAGAGGCTGATGGCTACACGCTTGGTTTTGTTCCAGCGAACCTCACCACGCACCCCTATCTTTACAAAATCAAATATGATGTGCAGGCGGATTTTGATCCGGTGATCCGGGTCGCGGGTGCGTCCATGGTGCATTATGTGAACAATGACCTTGGCATTTCGAGCGTTCAGGAATTCATCGATTATGCCAAAGCCAATCCCGACAAGCTGACATTTGCAACAGCGGGCCTTGGCAGCGCTGCCAATCTGGCATCGGAACTGTTCCAGACCAAAACCGGCGTGAGCATGAAAGCCGTTCCTTACAAGAAGCTCAATCTTGGTGTTCTGGATGTTGTCGCAGGGCGCGTCTCCACCGTATTTGTGTCTGCTGCACAAGGCATGCAATTTGTCCGGGATGGCAAGTTGACCGCATTGGGCATCACCGGTCTGACACCCAATCCAGGCGCGCCGGAGTTGAAACCAATCGCGGAACTTGGTGTTCCCGGCTATGAATTCAAATCCTGGTTTGGCTTTATTACACCATCGGGGGTTCCTTCGGACATCATTGCCAAGCTGAATGCGGAAGTCGTCCGCCAGACCAAGACAGAGGCTTTCCAGCAGGCACTTGCAAAGGCCGGGCTGGAACTGATCGCTGGCACACCGGAAGAATTCGCCAGCGTAATTGATGCTGAGCTTGCCAGTTGGAAGGGTATTCTGTCCAAGTAG
- a CDS encoding 3-keto-5-aminohexanoate cleavage protein, translating to MIHHRPLPNIMVAPNGARRTKADHPAIPLTQSELVETAIACQKAGADGIHLHIRDEQGLHLLDAAGYAQLLEALMAAVPEMYLQVTSEAAGRYETGEQIAIVRALKPDHVSVALREMAPSPEAWPAARDFYHWAAEANVAIQHILYTPKEVAAFLGALDAGKIPGTHHLLQFVLGDYQGTRISRLDDIQSLLDLLGSSSAHTFDWMLCAFGREETDCLTEAVRLGGKVRVGFENSLWNQDGSLAVDNTERVHEISRSVQAS from the coding sequence ATGATCCATCACCGGCCATTGCCAAACATCATGGTGGCACCCAATGGTGCGCGCAGAACCAAAGCGGATCATCCGGCCATTCCCCTGACGCAGTCGGAACTGGTTGAAACCGCGATTGCCTGCCAAAAAGCAGGTGCAGACGGGATACATCTTCACATCAGGGACGAACAGGGACTGCATCTGCTGGATGCAGCGGGCTATGCGCAATTGCTTGAGGCGCTCATGGCTGCTGTTCCGGAAATGTATCTTCAAGTGACATCGGAAGCTGCCGGTCGCTACGAAACCGGCGAGCAGATAGCCATTGTTCGTGCCCTGAAGCCGGATCATGTTTCTGTTGCGCTGAGGGAAATGGCCCCCTCGCCTGAAGCCTGGCCCGCCGCACGGGATTTTTATCATTGGGCAGCAGAAGCCAACGTTGCGATCCAGCACATTCTTTATACCCCCAAAGAGGTCGCGGCGTTTCTCGGCGCTTTAGACGCGGGCAAAATTCCCGGCACGCATCATTTGCTGCAATTCGTTCTGGGCGACTATCAGGGCACGCGCATCAGCCGCCTGGATGACATACAGTCCCTGCTTGATCTGTTGGGCAGCTCTAGCGCCCATACATTCGACTGGATGCTGTGTGCCTTCGGGCGCGAAGAGACAGACTGTCTGACAGAAGCTGTCAGACTGGGCGGGAAAGTCCGCGTCGGCTTTGAAAACTCGCTCTGGAACCAAGATGGTTCACTGGCCGTTGACAATACCGAGCGGGTTCATGAAATTTCGCGATCTGTTCAGGCCTCGTGA
- a CDS encoding tripartite tricarboxylate transporter permease — MELINNLSLGFSTVLTGQNLLFSFFGVLLGTLIGVLPGLGPLVAIAVLLPFTFGLDPVSSMIMLAGIFYGAQYGGSTTAILINLPGEASSIVTTLDGHEMAKRGHAGKALATAAIGSFFAGCVATVLIGVFAPPLAELAFQFGPAEYFSLMVCGLIVSVVLANGSVLKAIGMMVFGLLLGLIGTDEMTGLQRMTLDIPELSDGLSVAAIAMGIFGLGEIMRNLEDTTKREFSVSKITSLMPTRDDLKLIFAPMVRGTFLGSFLGVLPGGGALLASFSAYALEKKIAKDPSAFGKGAIQGVAAPESANNAGAQTSFIPMLTLGIPSNPVMALMISALIIQGIEPGPAVITDHPELFWGIIASMWIGNLMLLVLNLPLVGLWVKLVSIPYKFLFPIVIVFACVGVFSVNNTAFAVLTMAAFGVLGYVLKKLECEAAPMILGFILGPMMEGHMQRALLISGGEVSVFVREPISAGLLAVAAIALVAAVLPSVRKTRNVALVDED; from the coding sequence ATGGAACTGATCAACAATCTCAGCCTCGGTTTCAGCACAGTTTTAACCGGCCAGAATTTGCTCTTCTCCTTTTTCGGCGTCTTGCTGGGAACACTTATCGGCGTGCTTCCCGGCCTTGGGCCATTAGTGGCTATCGCTGTATTGCTGCCCTTCACTTTCGGGCTTGATCCGGTGTCCTCGATGATCATGCTGGCTGGAATTTTCTACGGCGCACAATATGGTGGCTCGACGACAGCCATTCTGATCAATTTGCCGGGAGAAGCCTCTTCCATTGTTACGACGCTGGATGGCCACGAAATGGCGAAGCGCGGACATGCTGGAAAAGCGCTGGCGACCGCAGCCATTGGGTCTTTCTTTGCCGGATGTGTGGCCACGGTTCTGATTGGAGTCTTCGCACCGCCCCTTGCAGAGCTTGCCTTTCAGTTTGGCCCTGCCGAATATTTTTCCCTGATGGTTTGCGGTCTGATTGTCTCTGTCGTGCTTGCCAATGGCTCCGTTCTGAAAGCCATCGGCATGATGGTCTTTGGTCTTTTGCTGGGTCTGATCGGCACCGATGAAATGACGGGCCTTCAGCGCATGACACTGGACATTCCTGAACTATCAGACGGGTTGAGCGTTGCCGCAATTGCCATGGGCATTTTCGGTCTTGGCGAGATCATGCGCAATCTGGAAGACACCACCAAACGCGAATTTAGTGTGTCAAAAATTACAAGTCTGATGCCGACACGGGATGATCTGAAACTCATTTTTGCGCCCATGGTGCGAGGCACGTTTCTGGGCTCCTTTCTGGGCGTGTTGCCCGGCGGCGGAGCGCTGCTGGCATCCTTTTCGGCCTATGCGCTGGAAAAGAAAATCGCCAAGGATCCCAGCGCATTCGGAAAAGGTGCCATTCAGGGTGTAGCAGCGCCTGAATCGGCCAACAATGCCGGTGCACAAACCTCCTTTATTCCCATGTTGACCCTTGGCATTCCCTCCAATCCGGTGATGGCGCTGATGATCAGCGCTCTTATCATTCAGGGGATTGAGCCTGGCCCTGCCGTGATTACAGACCACCCTGAATTGTTCTGGGGTATTATTGCTTCCATGTGGATCGGCAATCTGATGCTTCTGGTTCTTAATCTGCCGCTGGTCGGGTTGTGGGTCAAACTGGTGTCCATCCCCTATAAATTTCTGTTTCCGATTGTGATCGTGTTTGCCTGTGTGGGTGTCTTCAGCGTCAACAACACTGCTTTCGCAGTGCTGACCATGGCCGCCTTTGGCGTTCTTGGATATGTGCTGAAGAAGCTGGAATGCGAGGCTGCCCCCATGATCCTGGGCTTCATTCTGGGGCCGATGATGGAAGGGCATATGCAACGGGCCTTGTTGATCTCGGGCGGTGAGGTTTCTGTCTTTGTGCGCGAGCCAATCAGCGCCGGACTTCTGGCCGTTGCGGCCATTGCATTGGTGGCTGCAGTTCTGCCGTCTGTTCGGAAGACAAGGAACGTTGCGCTGGTGGACGAGGATTAG
- a CDS encoding tripartite tricarboxylate transporter TctB family protein, which produces MKLLTDKDFGSGLLFALAGITGLVLTSSFEFGSTAEPGPGFFPIILSTLLILIGIAVALGVWLREADPISAIAIRPFLLITCAVVVFALCIERFGLVPSVFVTAIVASFARANYGWVHRILAAAGLAFFSALLFIGALNLPVALWSF; this is translated from the coding sequence GTGAAGTTATTGACTGACAAGGATTTTGGATCGGGTTTGCTGTTTGCCCTGGCTGGCATCACGGGTCTGGTCCTGACATCCAGCTTTGAATTTGGGTCCACTGCAGAGCCTGGCCCCGGCTTTTTTCCGATTATCCTGTCCACGCTTCTGATTCTGATTGGCATTGCAGTGGCGCTTGGTGTTTGGTTGCGTGAAGCCGACCCAATTTCGGCAATTGCGATCCGGCCCTTCTTGTTGATTACCTGCGCAGTCGTCGTTTTTGCGTTGTGTATTGAGCGCTTTGGTCTGGTGCCGTCGGTGTTTGTCACTGCCATTGTTGCCAGCTTTGCCCGAGCCAATTATGGCTGGGTTCACCGCATTCTGGCAGCAGCGGGTCTCGCCTTTTTCAGCGCGCTTCTGTTCATCGGTGCCTTGAATTTACCTGTCGCCCTCTGGTCGTTTTGA
- the katG gene encoding catalase/peroxidase HPI: MDIDAADNVGKCPVMGAGHRRTISGAKSNKDWWPNQLNLKMLHQNSSLSSPMAPDFNYAEEFKKLDLDALQKDLHALMTDSQEWWPADYGHYGPLFVRMAWHSAGTYRTADGRGGATSGSQRFAPLNSWPDNVNLDKARRLLLPIKQKYGNKISWSDLMVLAGNCALDSMNFKTFGFAGGREDIWEAEEDIYWGHEDTWLDDNRYTGERELENPLAAVQMGLIYVNPEGPNGNPDPLASAYDIRDTFGRMAMNDEETVALIAGGHTFGKAHGAGDPALIGADPEGGVLEDQGLGWKNGFESGIGVHATGSGLEGAWTTNPISWDNNYFENLFGFDWEQTKSPAGAIQWTPKDASAAGTVPDAHDPSKSHAPVMFTSDLALKEDPIYAKISKRFHENPDEFADAFARAWYKLTHRDMGPRDLYLGPLVPDEELIWQDPIPEITHALVDDADIAALKAKVLASGLSISELVSTAWASAATFRGSDRRGGANGARIRLAPQKDWEVNQPDQLAKVLGVLEGIQADFNNGQSNDKQVSLADLIVLAGSAAVEKAAANAGHEIEVPFAPGRGDASQEQTDVESVDMLEPTADGFRNYLKLDYSVSAEEFLVDRAQLLTLTAPEMTVLVGGMRTLNASFGQSQHGVFTDRPETLTNDFFVNLLDMGTIWSGKDGSDKVFEGHDRTSGDLKWTATRVDLVFGSNSQLRALAEVYAQDDAKETFVENFVAAWVKVMNADRFDLA, translated from the coding sequence ATGGATATCGATGCGGCTGACAATGTGGGCAAATGCCCGGTGATGGGTGCAGGCCACAGGCGCACCATCAGCGGTGCCAAATCAAACAAAGACTGGTGGCCAAATCAGTTGAACCTGAAGATGCTTCACCAGAATTCTTCCTTGTCCAGTCCTATGGCTCCGGACTTCAATTACGCTGAAGAATTCAAGAAGCTTGATCTGGATGCATTGCAAAAAGACCTTCATGCGCTGATGACAGATTCCCAGGAATGGTGGCCTGCTGATTACGGCCATTACGGACCGTTATTCGTGCGTATGGCCTGGCATAGTGCGGGAACATACCGAACCGCAGACGGTCGTGGCGGCGCAACGTCTGGCTCACAACGGTTTGCTCCTTTGAACAGCTGGCCGGACAATGTGAACCTGGACAAAGCGCGCAGACTTCTGTTGCCGATCAAGCAGAAATACGGCAACAAGATTTCCTGGTCTGATCTGATGGTCCTGGCTGGCAATTGTGCTCTGGATTCCATGAATTTCAAAACATTCGGATTTGCCGGTGGCCGCGAGGACATCTGGGAAGCTGAAGAAGATATTTACTGGGGCCATGAGGATACGTGGCTCGACGACAATCGCTACACAGGTGAGCGTGAGTTGGAAAATCCGCTTGCCGCCGTACAGATGGGCCTGATTTACGTTAATCCTGAAGGCCCAAACGGCAACCCCGATCCGCTGGCGTCAGCCTATGATATTCGCGACACATTCGGCCGCATGGCCATGAATGATGAAGAAACTGTCGCGCTGATCGCCGGTGGTCATACGTTTGGTAAAGCCCATGGGGCCGGTGACCCTGCGCTGATTGGAGCCGATCCCGAAGGCGGCGTGCTCGAAGATCAGGGGCTTGGCTGGAAAAACGGTTTTGAAAGCGGCATTGGCGTTCATGCCACAGGCAGCGGGCTTGAAGGCGCATGGACCACAAATCCGATCTCGTGGGACAATAATTACTTTGAAAATCTATTTGGCTTCGATTGGGAGCAGACCAAAAGCCCGGCAGGCGCCATTCAGTGGACACCAAAAGACGCCTCTGCTGCCGGAACAGTGCCTGATGCACATGATCCTTCCAAATCACATGCACCAGTAATGTTCACGTCGGATCTTGCCTTGAAAGAGGATCCCATCTACGCGAAAATTTCAAAACGTTTCCACGAAAACCCGGATGAATTTGCCGATGCGTTTGCACGCGCCTGGTACAAGCTGACACACCGCGATATGGGGCCGCGTGATCTGTATCTGGGACCACTTGTCCCTGATGAAGAACTGATCTGGCAGGATCCGATTCCAGAAATCACCCACGCATTGGTTGACGACGCGGATATTGCTGCACTGAAGGCAAAGGTTCTGGCGTCAGGTCTTTCAATCTCTGAACTTGTTTCCACAGCCTGGGCATCTGCTGCCACATTCCGCGGGTCTGACCGGCGCGGTGGCGCAAATGGTGCGCGCATTCGTCTGGCTCCCCAGAAAGACTGGGAGGTGAACCAGCCAGACCAGTTGGCAAAAGTCCTTGGTGTACTGGAAGGCATTCAGGCCGACTTCAACAATGGCCAGTCAAATGACAAGCAGGTATCGCTGGCCGATCTGATTGTGCTGGCAGGCTCGGCAGCTGTTGAGAAAGCCGCAGCCAATGCCGGTCATGAGATTGAGGTTCCCTTTGCACCTGGGCGTGGTGACGCCTCACAAGAGCAGACCGATGTGGAATCTGTCGACATGCTGGAGCCAACGGCAGATGGTTTCCGTAACTATCTGAAGTTGGACTATTCGGTTTCGGCTGAAGAATTTCTGGTTGACCGCGCACAATTGCTGACACTGACGGCCCCTGAAATGACGGTTCTTGTGGGCGGCATGCGCACTCTCAATGCCAGTTTCGGCCAGTCGCAGCATGGTGTGTTCACCGATCGTCCTGAAACATTGACCAACGACTTCTTTGTCAATCTGCTTGATATGGGCACCATATGGAGCGGCAAAGATGGCTCGGACAAAGTATTTGAGGGCCACGACCGCACATCCGGCGACCTGAAATGGACAGCCACTCGCGTTGATCTGGTGTTCGGCTCGAACTCCCAATTGCGGGCTTTGGCCGAAGTCTATGCGCAGGACGACGCGAAAGAGACTTTTGTGGAAAATTTCGTTGCAGCCTGGGTGAAAGTGATGAATGCAGACCGGTTTGATCTGGCCTGA
- a CDS encoding VOC family protein, with protein sequence MQKLQSQGVHHITLVGADRQTSIDFWEGVLGMPFVFEQPNLDDPDEGHLYFDPGDGRLITVFTNENRERNPGRTPTEPGCVHHVAFAVSQATYSQLVGRLDARGIKHSGEKDRGFMNSIYFEDPLGLLIELASYRFEPPNGATHTDVLFEAHLVRTEAGDNSIADTHVAEAIERLSHRLQRSHSTDRGPKNPYG encoded by the coding sequence ATGCAAAAGCTCCAGTCTCAGGGCGTCCATCACATCACACTGGTCGGTGCCGACAGGCAGACATCCATTGATTTTTGGGAAGGCGTTCTTGGCATGCCCTTTGTCTTTGAGCAGCCCAATCTGGATGACCCTGACGAAGGTCACCTTTATTTTGATCCAGGTGACGGGCGGCTCATTACCGTTTTTACCAACGAAAATCGCGAACGTAATCCAGGCCGGACTCCAACCGAGCCGGGCTGTGTCCATCATGTTGCATTCGCGGTGAGCCAGGCAACCTATTCGCAACTGGTGGGTCGCCTTGATGCGCGCGGCATCAAACATTCCGGCGAGAAAGATCGCGGGTTCATGAATTCGATATATTTCGAAGACCCGCTGGGATTGCTGATCGAACTTGCCTCCTATCGCTTCGAACCACCAAACGGCGCGACGCACACAGATGTTTTGTTTGAAGCACATCTTGTCCGCACGGAAGCTGGCGACAACAGTATTGCAGACACGCATGTAGCCGAAGCAATCGAGCGTCTGTCTCACAGGTTGCAACGCTCACATTCAACAGATCGCGGGCCTAAAAACCCTTATGGATGA
- a CDS encoding LVIVD repeat-containing protein translates to MPEAHNIKEVGYVDCVGGGQVVVVDGIAYIGHVNAPDGTSIIDVRDPKNAKELASIGMAPATHSHKVRVANNLMIVNHELNDADHAPVPDDFAGGVVIYDVSNPAKPREISRWTTAGKGVHRYDFDGRYLYMSPTVEGYVGNIVMILDLIDPEKPQDGDNSVFGAGSTWAQHPVLNPVFVTPCAPDRLCV, encoded by the coding sequence ATGCCAGAGGCGCACAATATCAAAGAAGTCGGTTACGTTGATTGTGTCGGTGGAGGACAGGTCGTCGTTGTGGATGGGATTGCCTATATCGGCCACGTGAACGCCCCTGATGGTACGTCCATCATTGATGTAAGAGACCCAAAAAACGCCAAGGAGCTTGCCTCAATCGGCATGGCGCCGGCGACCCATTCTCACAAGGTGCGCGTGGCCAACAATCTGATGATTGTGAACCATGAATTGAATGACGCTGACCACGCGCCTGTCCCTGATGATTTTGCCGGGGGCGTGGTGATTTATGACGTCTCTAACCCTGCCAAACCGCGTGAAATTTCGCGTTGGACGACGGCAGGCAAGGGCGTTCATCGCTATGATTTTGATGGGCGCTACCTCTACATGTCACCCACCGTTGAGGGCTATGTGGGCAACATCGTCATGATTCTGGATCTTATTGATCCGGAAAAGCCGCAGGATGGCGATAATAGTGTTTTCGGCGCTGGGTCCACATGGGCGCAGCACCCTGTTTTGAACCCGGTCTTCGTTACCCCATGCGCCCCGGACAGATTATGCGTGTGA